The following coding sequences are from one Bacteroidota bacterium window:
- the hppD gene encoding 4-hydroxyphenylpyruvate dioxygenase, protein MAKEVKNVEYGLEKIFEGAQDFLPLLGTDYVEFYVGNAKQSAHYYKTAFGFQTHAYAGLETGLKDRTSYVLKQDKIRLVLTTALVSDSPIGEHVKKHGDGVKVIALWVEDARKAWEETTKRGAKSFMEPTVEKDENGEVVRAGIYTYGETVHMFVERKNYKGEFLPGFKKWESDYNPTPIGLKFIDHMVGNVGWNQMNTWVKWYEDVMGFVNFLSFDDKQIHTEYSALMSKVMSNGNGRIKFPINEPAKGNKRSQIEEYIDFYEGSGVQHLALATDDIIKTVTDLKARGVEFLPPPPQAYYDEIPARLGVHRDMMKEDIAQLQKLSILVDADEDGYLLQIFTKPVEDRPTLFYEIIQRMGAKGFGAGNFKALFESIEREQAKRGTL, encoded by the coding sequence ATGGCTAAAGAAGTAAAAAATGTAGAGTACGGTTTAGAAAAAATATTTGAAGGAGCACAAGATTTTCTTCCATTATTAGGAACCGATTATGTAGAATTTTATGTGGGCAACGCAAAACAATCGGCTCATTATTATAAAACTGCTTTTGGTTTTCAAACTCATGCGTATGCAGGATTGGAAACAGGATTGAAGGATCGCACATCGTATGTATTAAAACAAGACAAAATCCGATTGGTCTTAACAACAGCATTAGTAAGCGATTCACCAATTGGCGAACACGTAAAAAAACATGGTGATGGTGTAAAAGTAATTGCACTTTGGGTAGAAGATGCTCGCAAAGCATGGGAAGAAACCACCAAACGAGGCGCAAAATCGTTTATGGAACCAACCGTTGAAAAAGATGAAAACGGAGAAGTAGTACGTGCAGGAATTTACACGTATGGTGAAACCGTACACATGTTTGTAGAACGTAAAAATTACAAAGGTGAATTTTTACCGGGATTCAAAAAATGGGAAAGCGACTACAACCCAACACCAATCGGTTTAAAATTTATTGATCACATGGTTGGTAATGTGGGTTGGAACCAAATGAATACCTGGGTGAAATGGTATGAAGATGTAATGGGATTTGTAAACTTCCTTTCATTTGATGACAAACAAATTCATACAGAATATTCTGCGTTGATGAGTAAAGTAATGAGCAATGGGAATGGTCGAATTAAATTTCCAATCAATGAACCAGCAAAAGGTAACAAACGTTCACAAATTGAAGAATATATTGATTTTTATGAAGGTTCAGGCGTACAACATTTAGCGTTGGCAACAGACGATATCATCAAAACGGTGACAGATTTAAAAGCAAGAGGCGTGGAATTTTTACCACCACCACCACAAGCGTATTACGATGAAATTCCAGCACGTTTAGGAGTTCACCGCGATATGATGAAAGAAGATATCGCACAACTTCAAAAATTATCCATTTTAGTAGATGCTGATGAAGACGGATACTTGTTACAAATCTTCACCAAACCGGTAGAAGATCGTCCGACATTGTTCTACGAAATTATTCAGCGTATGGGTGCCAAAGGTTTTGGTGCAGGAAACTTCAAAGCATTGTTCGAGTCAATTGAGAGAGAACAAGCGAAGAGAGGAACGTTGTAG
- a CDS encoding response regulator: protein MKSIFALLFVFIISFSQVHAQENPAVDSLQKVISATNNKKTKADALVELSVEYINFNVPKAYEYAKQSIEFSKKIQYTHGIIEGMNSLAMLENNSGKFSQALIVLRDALHLAQENRDPTATARCYLNMGNVHSTLKNHQKAIENYQNAYDLYYQHKDYDQCIIALNRIANRTMDIGNELNDTSYFFKAINIYTNAFNIAKQINDIPKIINSYANMADAYNILGSKTNNKNYLFYSINYSLKGLKLSREYKLPRQEGLNFLNMGEAYERLNFPFKAIHFYEEALHKYEKAGDKNWIQNTHRLLGKIYHALKNYDKAVFHINKSIELAKEQQLIGYLRDNYQILSDIYASKNDLKKSLEYQELYAKYKDSILNENSAINIARLQAEFEFERQNQEIELLRKNTEIQKEKIKTQNTQRNFLIAAIIGIFSLLVILYYRYREKQKAEAQILKAKEAAVLAKEMQEQFLANTSHEIRTPMNGIIGMTSQLLDSNLTNEQLEYALAIKESSNNLLVIINDLLDLSKIKAGKMAFEMIPFSLNDLCKNLIFTLQYRLAEKNIHLISSIDEKIPNVLAGDPVRLNQVLLNLAGNAIKFTEKGEVKINVKLLKDDGKKVRLLFSVHDTGIGIPNNKLDKIFESFTQVNATTTRKYGGTGLGLTIAKQIIEQQGGTISVSSKVNEGSVFVFFLDFVKTNKKAKELKEQKTTETVHQSVNLSKIKILVVDDNRVNQRVASLTLKKWNVDVSVADDAKSAINLLKEHQHHLILMDIAMPEMDGLEATQYIRTQLPAPLNKTPIIAMTASALIGEEEKCISAGMNDYISKPFHPNDLFVKITRLIPKELITTSGKSIDLTLLHSRAEGDKEYLTEIFETYIAEMPNYLKELNDFIENRNWPQICKQAHKMKSPAALVGAHELKYIFERIEIDGLSEEKQPELTELFSQMNKLTSRTIDDIKKELKSIT from the coding sequence ATGAAGTCGATTTTCGCCCTTCTATTCGTTTTTATTATTTCTTTTTCGCAGGTTCATGCGCAGGAGAATCCGGCTGTTGACTCCCTTCAAAAAGTAATTTCTGCTACCAACAATAAAAAAACGAAAGCCGATGCATTGGTTGAACTCTCTGTAGAATATATCAATTTTAATGTACCCAAAGCTTACGAATACGCCAAACAATCCATTGAATTTTCAAAAAAAATACAATACACACATGGGATTATTGAAGGGATGAATTCACTGGCAATGCTTGAAAACAACAGCGGAAAGTTTTCTCAGGCATTGATTGTATTGCGTGATGCCCTCCATCTTGCGCAGGAAAACCGAGATCCTACTGCCACTGCCAGATGTTATTTAAACATGGGAAATGTGCATTCAACACTAAAAAACCATCAAAAAGCCATTGAAAATTATCAAAACGCATACGACCTCTATTATCAACACAAAGATTACGACCAATGCATTATCGCATTGAACCGCATTGCCAATCGTACCATGGATATTGGAAACGAATTGAACGACACCAGTTATTTTTTCAAAGCAATCAATATTTACACCAATGCATTCAATATTGCGAAGCAAATAAATGATATCCCGAAAATCATCAACTCCTATGCAAACATGGCGGATGCCTATAATATTTTAGGTAGCAAAACGAACAACAAAAACTATTTGTTCTATTCTATCAACTACTCCTTAAAGGGCTTAAAGTTATCACGTGAATATAAATTACCACGACAAGAAGGTCTTAACTTTTTGAATATGGGTGAGGCGTATGAGCGATTAAATTTTCCATTTAAAGCCATCCATTTTTATGAAGAAGCGCTGCATAAATATGAAAAAGCGGGAGATAAAAACTGGATTCAAAATACACATCGGCTGCTCGGAAAAATATACCATGCACTTAAAAATTACGACAAAGCAGTTTTTCACATTAACAAAAGTATTGAGCTTGCAAAAGAGCAACAATTAATCGGTTACCTCCGCGACAATTACCAAATCCTGTCAGATATTTACGCATCGAAAAATGACCTCAAAAAATCATTGGAATACCAAGAATTGTATGCTAAATACAAAGACAGCATCCTCAATGAGAACTCTGCCATTAACATTGCCCGCCTCCAAGCTGAATTTGAATTTGAAAGACAAAATCAAGAGATTGAACTTTTAAGAAAGAATACCGAAATTCAGAAAGAAAAAATCAAAACACAAAATACACAACGTAACTTTCTAATTGCTGCCATCATCGGAATTTTTTCATTGCTCGTTATTCTTTACTACCGCTACCGCGAAAAACAAAAAGCAGAAGCACAAATATTAAAAGCAAAAGAGGCGGCAGTACTTGCAAAAGAAATGCAAGAGCAATTTTTGGCAAACACCAGTCATGAAATTCGTACTCCGATGAACGGAATCATTGGAATGACCAGCCAATTGTTGGACAGCAATCTTACCAACGAACAATTAGAATACGCGTTGGCAATCAAAGAATCGTCCAATAATTTATTGGTGATCATTAACGACTTATTGGATTTATCGAAAATAAAAGCCGGAAAAATGGCTTTTGAAATGATTCCTTTCAGCTTAAACGACTTGTGTAAAAACTTAATCTTTACACTACAATACCGTTTAGCTGAAAAAAACATTCATTTAATTTCCAGCATTGACGAAAAAATTCCAAATGTTCTGGCCGGAGATCCGGTACGATTAAACCAAGTTTTATTAAACCTGGCTGGGAATGCTATCAAGTTTACTGAAAAAGGGGAAGTTAAAATCAATGTAAAACTTTTAAAAGACGATGGCAAAAAAGTACGACTGCTTTTTTCCGTACACGATACCGGTATTGGAATTCCAAATAATAAATTAGATAAAATTTTTGAGAGTTTCACACAAGTAAACGCTACAACCACCAGAAAGTATGGAGGAACAGGATTAGGGCTTACCATTGCCAAGCAAATTATTGAGCAACAAGGAGGAACTATTTCTGTTAGCAGCAAGGTAAATGAAGGCTCCGTATTTGTTTTCTTTCTCGACTTTGTGAAAACGAATAAAAAAGCGAAAGAGTTAAAAGAACAAAAAACGACCGAAACGGTTCACCAGAGTGTCAATCTATCAAAAATCAAAATTCTAGTGGTGGATGACAATCGCGTGAATCAACGAGTGGCGTCTTTGACATTAAAAAAATGGAATGTCGATGTAAGTGTAGCGGACGATGCAAAATCAGCCATCAACTTATTAAAAGAACACCAGCACCATTTGATTTTAATGGACATTGCCATGCCTGAGATGGACGGATTGGAAGCAACTCAATACATCCGAACACAACTACCTGCACCGCTCAACAAGACACCAATCATTGCAATGACTGCATCTGCATTAATCGGGGAAGAAGAAAAATGTATTTCTGCCGGGATGAATGATTATATTTCAAAACCTTTTCATCCCAATGATTTATTTGTCAAAATAACTCGTTTAATACCAAAGGAGTTGATTACAACCAGCGGAAAATCAATCGACCTCACATTACTTCATAGTCGCGCAGAAGGTGATAAAGAATATTTAACTGAAATTTTTGAAACCTATATTGCAGAAATGCCAAACTATTTGAAAGAATTAAACGATTTCATCGAAAATAGAAACTGGCCACAAATCTGTAAACAAGCTCATAAAATGAAAAGTCCGGCTGCATTGGTGGGTGCTCATGAATTAAAATATATTTTTGAAAGAATAGAAATAGATGGTCTTTCAGAAGAAAAGCAACCTGAACTAACTGAATTATTTAGCCAAATGAACAAACTAACATCCAGAACCATTGATGATATTAAAAAAGAGCTGAAATCGATTACTTAA